From a single Podarcis raffonei isolate rPodRaf1 chromosome 10, rPodRaf1.pri, whole genome shotgun sequence genomic region:
- the CCDC107 gene encoding coiled-coil domain-containing protein 107 gives MVSSPNFPLSCAADSRSPQASCHRYTSRSTIPGWPRAFCRPPLLLLVVSSAAAVLAVPFPAAAMVLSSVQQVFISVLLVLCVFVVMPRMFSGSGRSPRGTKASPGRHDPHQQRHGGSERILQSQMNSEGSESKTYQSIQQMRNAMEKEMKTERTRGNGKEFALTLMPLYAVGVGVFALYKFLKMKSQEESLSKQEKTTEVKTKETERQLMELEQHLAQTEKMLNSLLNQLDPLSSCINALASEQKDEIMVQLESIRKLMKESGLDKSTMKPEDVSHTCQERLEDLIQSFSSHPEAEMGEGDNENCGHKELFEDIEEHCDEEVHKHYDHEFLLRPPEDPKKMEDDEVIEQETAEPETGLRRRIKNELGR, from the exons ATGGTTTCCTCTCCCAACTTCCCTCTCTCCTGCGCTGCTGACTCTCGCTCTCCCCAGGCGTCTTGCCACCGTTACACGAGCCGTTCGACGATTCCCGGCTGGCCAAGGGCCTTTTGCCGCCCTCCGCTTCTCCTTTTGGTCGTTTCCTCCGCTGCTGCCGTTCTTGCTGTTCCTTTCCCCGCTGCCGCCATGGTGCTGTCGTCGGTGCAGCAGGTGTTCATCTCCGTCTTGCTGGTGCTCTGCGTTTTCGTGGTGATGCCGAGGATGTTCAGCGGAAGCGGCAGGTCCCCGCGGGGGACCAAGGCCTCCCCTGGTCGCCACGATCCCCATCAGCAGCGCCACG GTGGATCTGAGAGAATCTTGCAGTCACAGATGAATTCAGAGGGTTCTGAAAGCAAAACATACCAAAGCATCCAACAAATGAGAAATGCAATGGAGAAGGAGATGAAGACTGAGCGGACTAGAGGGAATGGCAAAGAATTTGCTTTAACACTCATGCCCTTGTATGCTGTTGGTGTGGGTGTATTTGCTTTATACAAGTTCTTAAAG ATGAAATCTCAAGAGGAAAGCTTATCCAAGCAAGAAAAAACTACAGAAGTTAAGACAAAAGAAACAG AACGCCAGCTTATGGAGTTGGAGCAACATCTAGCACAGACAGAGAAAATGTTAAATTCTTTATTGAATCAGTTAGATCCGCTTTCAAGCTG CATTAATGCCTTGGCTTCGGAACAAAAAGATGAAATTATGGTACAGCTTGAGTCCATTAGGAAGCTGATGAAAGAAAGTGGATTGGACAAATCGACAATGAAACCAGAAG atgTTAGCCACACGTGCCAAGAGAGGCTTGAAGATCTTATTCAGTCATTCAGTTCACATCCTGAGGCAGAGATGGGTGAGGGTGATAATGAAAACTGTGGGCataaagagctgtttgaagataTTGAGGAACACTGTGATGAAGAGGTGCATAAGCACTATGATCATGAGTTCTTGCTTAGACCACCGGAAGACCCAAAGAAGATGGAAGATGATGAAGTAATTGAGCAAGAAACAGCAGAACCAGAGACTGGGTTAAGACGACGTATTAAAAATGAATTAGGTAGATAA
- the LOC128422555 gene encoding glioma pathogenesis-related protein 1-like translates to MRRLWPWLVLGLVVPEEEPVKQNFQAYPQITNQNFIRQYVDAHNNFRTKVQPTASNMLYMTFDLALAKIAREWGKKCIFEYNPVKNIHPEYVFRPFGENMYRTPARSKPFDPAIPISVFHDEVRYYNYSTNTCEMICRHYLQVVWANTYKVGCAVILCHRSQDGRRNSATFVCNYGPSMEVGIQPYKPGRPCSNCPGDRCQNRLCRNSEREKVNNRYSRWHPTSKIKFICDDFCIAVAVLRPLLMFVAFVAVYILKLHYPGLVLNTRVGY, encoded by the exons ATGAGGCGGTTGTGGCCGTGGCTCGTCTTGGGGCTGGTCGTCCCCGAGGAGGAGCCCGTCAAGCAGAACTTCCAAGCCTACCCCCAGATTACTAACCAGAACTTTATCCGTCAGTACGTGGACGCCCACAACAACTTCCGCACCAAAGTCCAGCCCACCGCTTCCAACATGTTGTACATG ACATTTGATCTCGCCTTAGCTAAAATAGCCAGAGAATGGGGAAAGAAATGCATATTTGAATATAACCCAGTTAAGAATATTCACCCTGAATATGTATTTAGGCCATTTGGAGAAAATATGTACAGGACACCTGCCAGAAGTAAACCATTTGATCCTGCTATTCCTATTTCAGTATTTCATGACGAAGTAAGATACTACAACTACAGCACCAACACATGTGAAATGATATGTAGACATTATCTTCAG GTTGTTTGGGCTAATACTTATAAAGTTGGCTGTGCTGTTATCCTCTGTCATCGATCACAAGATGGAAGGAGGAATAGTGCGACATTTGTGTGCAATTATGGTCCATC GATGGAAGTTGGAATTCAACCATATAAACCAGGAAGGCCATGTAGTAACTGCCCAGGAGACAGGTGTCAAAACAGACTCTGTA GAAATTCTGAACGCGAAAAAGTAAACAACC gctaTTCACGATGGCATCCAACCTCTAAAATCAAGTTTATATGTGATGACTTCTGCATCGCTGTTGCAGTTTTAAGGCCATTATTAATGTTTGTAGCATTTGTAGCTGTTTACATCTTAAAACTCCATTATCCAGGTTTAGTTTTGAATACTAGGGTAGGTTACTGA